TTAAATCATTTGCAGAGCCAATTCAACTTTCCTTTGATGGTGGAGTAGCTGGAATCATAGGGCCAAATGGTAGTGGTAAAAGTAATATAAATGATGCCATTAAATGAGTCTTGGGTGAACAATCTTCAAAATCACTTAGAGGTGATAACATGGAAGATGTTATTTTTGCAGGATCTAAAAATGTTAAGGAGATGAACAAAGCTAGTGTTACTTTAACTTTTGACAACTCAAATAATGCCTCATCTGTGCCTCATAAAGTCTTTACAATTACACGTGAATTAGAAAGAGGAAAAGGCTCAAATATTTACTACATAAATGATGAAATAGTTCGCTACAAAGACATCAAAGACATAGCTCTTGAATCAGGAATTTCAAAATCATCTTTGGCTATTATCTCTCAAGGAACAGTTAGTGATATTGCAGAGGCAAGCCCTGAAGATAGAAGAGGAATTTTTGAAGAAGCAGCTGGGGTAAGTAAATACAAATCAAGAAAAAAAGAAGCTCTAAGAAAACTAGAAAAAACTAATGAATCTTTGGAAAAAATTCAAACTGTTATTCTTGAACTTGAAAAACAATTAAAACCTTTAAAAAACCAAGCTGAGAAAGCTCGTATTTATCTTCAAAAATCTAAAGAACTAAAAGATGTTGAAGTTGGTCTTATCATTCATAATTTAGACTTTTATTCAACCAAACTAAAAGAATTTGAAATTGAGCTTGAAGGTGTTGTTGAAACTAAAGAAAATCTTGAACAACAAGTAAGAAAATGTGAAAACATCATTGAACAAAATTCAGGTGATCGTCTTAAGTTTGAAAAAGAACTTCACTTCCTTGTCCAAGATCTTGATAATCTAAATGAAAAACTTAGAAATCTAGAGCTTATTTCAGCTAATGAAAATCAAAGAAGAGAACTTATTATTTCAGGACAAATTAAAGTCAACCCTGAAGAAAAAATGAAGGTTATCAAAGAACAACTTCAAATCATTAAATCAAGAATCAACTTTTACACAAAACAAACTGAAGAGTTAAGTCAAATTGTTAGTGATAAAAAAAATGAAGTTCAAGAACTTGAAAAAACAATTTCAACTAAACGAATTGAACAAAACAAAATATCAAATAAGCTAAATGAAACTAAAGTTAAAATCAACATTTTACTTGAACATAAAAAAAACAAAACTAACATGTTCAAAGGTACTAAAACCATTGTTGAACACAAAAACATCTTTAAAGGTTATCACGGGCTTGTTAGTGAAGTTTTAAAAGTAGATCAAGAATATATTCCAGCAATTGATGCAGTTTTAAATAATGCTCTTCAACACATTGTTGTTGAGGATGCTCAAATTGCAGTTACAGCTGTTAATTTCTTGAAAAAAAATGATGGAGGAAGAGCAACTTTTATTCCTTTAAAATCAATAAAACCTAAATCAATTAAAGATGAACATTTTTTAGCTTTAAATATGAAAAAAGGCTTTATTGATGTAGCTTCAAATCTTGTTAAATATGAACCTAAATTTGAAGTTTTAAGTAAGTTCTTGTTAGGTAATATTCTTGTAGTTAGTGACATAGAAAGCGCCAAAGATATAGCAGCTATTTTAGATAACAAATACATGATTGTTACCCTTGAAGGAGATCTTATTAGAACTGGTGGAGTTATTACCGGTGGAGTTCAACAAGCTAGCACAAATTTAATTGGTTTAGATGAACAAATTGCTAAGCTTGAAGAGATAGTTCCAATTATTTCAAAAGAAGTTGAAAACACTTCAAATCAAATCACTAACTTAGAACACAAAAAATATGAATTAACTAATGTAGTTAGTGAATTTAGTGTTGAAGCTGCTAAAGTCTATGAAAAACTTTCAAATGATCAAAAAAGCTTTGATAGTTTAACAGCTGAATATCAAACAATTTCAGCCAAAGATTTAGGTGAGTCTTCCTCAAGTGCTCTTGATCAACAAATCAATGAAATCCAAGCTAAAAAAGTTATTTTACAAGCTCAAATTAGAGCTAAAAAAGAATCAATTTTAAGTTTAAATACAGACTTTTCAAAAGTAACACTTGAAAAAAATGATTTAGAAAAATCTCTTCGTATTTTAAATGATTCTTTTTCAAAAAAAATCACTGAAAAAAACAAAGCTGAGTTTTATCTTGACACTAACCAAAAAAGATTAAGTGAATTTTATAACATGACTTATGAAATGGCCAAAGATAATTTCTCTTTATCAATAGACATCACTGAAGCTGAAGAGTTTGTTGGAAGAATAAAAGAAGAAATTAAAGATCTAGGAAATATCAACATTGATTCAATTAAATCTTATGAAGAAATTTCAGAAAGATATGATGGATTAAAAGCAACTGAAAGTGAAATAGTTGATGCCAAAGATAAAATTGAAAGTGCCATTAAAGAAATGGACAAAATCATAATCACAAAATTAAGAGACACTCTTAGTGCAATTAATGAAGAATTTAACAATGTTTTCCAAAGCATGTTTGGAGGAGGAGAAGCTAGAGTTGAATTTGTCGATCCTAGCGATATCCTTGAATCAGGAATTGACATCAAAGCTCAACCTCCTGGAAAATCAATTAAAAACTTGAAGCTTTTTTCAGGTGGAGAAAAATCACTTATTGCAATATCTTTACTTTTTGCAATTTTAAAATCAAAACCACTTCCTTTATGTATTTTAGACGAAGTAGAAGCTGCCCTTGATGATGCAAACGTTGTAAGATATGCTGAGTATTTACAAAAACTAAAAACTAAGACTCAATTTTTAGTAATCACCCATAGACACGGAACTATGTCAAGAGTTGATCACCTTTTTGGAGCTACTATGCAAACAAGAGGGGTAACATCATTTTTTAGCGTGGAATTGGCTAGAGCAAAAGAACTAATTAAAGACACTAAAATTGAAAGCTAATACCAAAAAAATTAAGCTCTAATTCATTAGAAAAAACAATTAATTTTTTAACAAAAATTTTATAAGAAAAACAACTCACTATATTTTTTGTGAGTTGTTTTTTATTTAACTTATTAAAACAATAAAGTAAGCTCTTTTTTCATAAAATAAGTGCCCCTTGAAACTGGGCACTTATTTTTAAAAATAAATTATTTATTGTAGAACTCAACAATTAAAGAATCATTAACTTCTTTTAAGAATTCATTTCTTTCAGGTAAACGAGTAAAAGTTGCTTTAAAGTCTTTAACACTTAATCAATCTGCTGCTGTTCTAATTTCTTTGTTTCTTAAAACTTGAGCATTTTTTTGTAATTTTTCTTTAATTTCAATTACTTTACCTACAGCTACTCTATATGAAGGAATATCAACTTTTTTTCCATCAACTAAAACATGTCCATGGTTTACAAATTGTCTTGCTTGTCTTCTTGTTTCTGCAAAACCTGCTCTATAAACTAAATTGTCTAATCTTTGCTCTAAGAATTGTAAGAAGTTTGTACCTTGAACACCTTTAAGTTTTGAAGATTTTTTAAATGAATTAGCAAATTGTCTTTCATTAACTCCATATAGATTTTTAACTTTTTGTTTTTCATATAAATGAAGTCCATAATCAGAAAGTTTTGTTCTTCTTTGACCATGTTGACCTGGAGCGTAATTTCTCTTTTTACCCTTATTAAATTCTTTTTCATTTTCTAAAACAGAAAAACCTAGTCTTCTAGATTTTTTAAATAATGACGATCTGTCTCTTGACATTTTTTCCTCTTTTCTGCAAAACTAGAGGATTTAATTCTTTTGAAGTTTTCTTAATCTAATGATTTCGGAATTAACAGCATACTTACTTTCAAATCTTAGGACAAATTAAGAAAATAAATCAAAATATTAAATTGCTGTTTTGCTAAAGCATATTTTACATTATTTTATTTAGAAAATCTATTTTTTGTTTTTGTTAAATTTTAAATTAACATATAATTTTAGCAATGCTTTGAGTTTTAATATTTATGATCCTTTTTTTCGCAATTACTTTATTAATTATTTTTTGGTTTTACATTCATTTAAAAATAATTAAAAAAGAAGCACAAAGCTCAAATAGACTTGCAAGTTGAGAATGAGAAAATCAAATAGCTCCAAGCTTAAATCGCTATGAAACAATGTCAATAAATGACAACAATTTAACCAAACAATATGATAGCATTTGTAGAATTTACCAAGAAATAATCGAGATTAACAAAAACATTAAAATAACATCTAAAAAAATCCTAGATTGATTTGAAAATCCAGATAGATTAAACATTCTATTTAAATACACAAAAGAATTAAAAGATTTTCAAAAACAATTTGAACATGAAGACAAAAAACTAAAAGAAGAAAGCTTTGTCTTTGACAACAACCAAATGCAATTTGAAAATCAATTAGAAAAATCTAGAAAAAATATTCAATGTATAGAAAAGTATTTTAAAGAAAATGAAAATGCTTTTTTTTCAACAAAACAAACTATTAAAGCTACTATCAAAAATGTTCAAGAAATCTTAGAACAAGTTGAACATGATGGTGTAGAAAGAATTACTGAACAATATAAAAAATTAGATAGTATTTCTTCATCAAACAATTTAATGTCAAAAAACTTAAAGAAAATATCTTTTCTTGATTATATAGCTAGCTTTAGAATAAAATATGTTATTGATGAGCTTGAAAAAATAATTCTTGATAGCAAAAAAAAGGGCATTGATTTTATTAACATTGAAAACAATTTAGAAGAGGTTAAAGAGCTCGGAGATTCCTTTGAAAAGGAAATTAAAATTTTAACCAGTGATACTAAAAAAACTTTTGTAATGAGAATTTATGAAATATATTTATCAATAATAAATTTATACAATAGAAACATTGCTAATTTCAATTGAATTCAAAGTAATATTGAACCTTTAAAAGAAGCAAATGAAGCAATTTACAAATATAGCCAGTTTATTTTAAGTGCTTTTAAAGATTCAGAGACAATGAAAAATTTTGAAAATCACACTATTGAAAATTGACAATCACAAATCATCTATCAACAAGACAAAATAGATGACTTTTTTGATAGATTAAAATTAAATCAAAATCCCCTTGATATTAACTTACTTTTAAAGTTCTTTTTTGACTTTTCACAACTTATAAATATGATGATAGATTTATATGAATTTAACAATAAAATTATTGAGGATATAAACTACACAAACTTTAAATTTTCACAAGATATACAAAATTATAAAAACCATTTTTCTTTTCTAGAATGACTAATTTCAATTGCATCAAAAAACAAAATGAGTTTTACTTATGAAGAGCAAAAAATCTTAGAACAAATTCTATCAATCAACGTTTTAATAAATAAAGAAAATGATGAAAATATTTCAATTGAAAATAAGAAAAAATTATCATGAAATATCTTAAAATTTGAAAAGCTATTAAATTCTTTTTACATAAAAGTTTGAGAAAAAATTGAATATATTCATCTTTATGAAATTATTGTTCAACAAAATCAAATAAGACGTTTAAATGATCAAGAAATTAACTTAGCCTTTCAACAAGCAGATAAAGAATTCAAAAAAAATCAATATCAAAATGCAGTTCATTTACTTATTGATTCATTAACAAAAGAGGTAAATTAAATATGAACTATCAAAAAATTTTAATTAGATATGGTGAATTAGTTTTAAAGAAAAAAAATAGATCCTTATTTATTAGCATTTTAAAACAAAACATTCAAAAAATTCTTGATACAAAAGTTGAAGATGAATTTGATAGAATGTTTGTTGAATACAAAGATGAATTTTTAGATAAGCTAAAATTCATCCCAGGAATAAGTTCTTTTTCTCCAGTTAAAGTTTGTGAAAAAAAGCTAGAAAATATTCAACAAGAAGTTTTAGAAGAAACCCAAAAAAATACTAATGAATTTACAAAAACTTTTAAAATCATTTCAAGAAGAAGTGATAAAAATTTTGAACTAAATTCACTAGAAATGAATAACTATTTTGGTTCTTTGATTTTAAAAAATTTTGAATTAAAAGTTGATGTTAAAAAACCAGATTTGAATATCAACATTGAAGTAGGTAGACACCATGCTTTTGTCTTTTGCAAAATTTATTTTTCAATAGGAGGTCTTCCAGTTAGCTCTTCAGGAAAAAGTCTTCATCTTCTTTCAGGAGGAATTGACTCACCAGTGGCAGCTATTGAACTAATGAAAAGAGGAATTAAAGTAGAATTTTTAGCTTTTGTAACTCCTCCTCACACTGATGAAAAAACAGTAAATAAATTAATGATGTTAAAAGATGTCTTTAATAAATTTCAACATGATTCAAAAATTCATCTTGTCAATTACACAAAAATAATGAACTATATTTCACTTATTTCTGATCAGTCTTATAAAATAGCCCTAATGAGAAGAAGCTTTTACCGAATAGCAGACAAAATTGCTAAAAGAAAAAAAATTATGGCCATATCCAATGGTGAAAATTTAGGTCAAGTAGCTTCTCAAACAATTGAATCAATGATTTGTATTTCTTCACAGACAAATCTTTTAATTTTTAGACCACTTCTAGCATGAAACAAAGTTGATATTATTAACTTAGGCCAAAAATACAAAACTTATCAAATATCAACAATTCCAGCTAGTGAATCTTGTGAACTTTTCGCTCCTGAAAAACCAGTGATTAAACCAACTATTTCTAAGGCTGAAGAACTTGAAAAAGAACTTGAAAAAATCTTTGAATATGAAGATGAATTAGTTGAAAGTGTTTTAAGTCAAAAATAAGGATGGTTCATAATGAGAGAATTTATTAACTTACATACAAATAGTGAATATAGTTTTTTGGACTCGCTAATTAGAATTAATGATTTAGTTCAATATGCAAAAGAAAATAATTTAAAAACTTTAGTTTTAACAGATACCAATTTTCATGGAGCTGATAAGTTCTACTTTTTATGTAAAAAAAACAATATAAAAGCTGTTCTTGGTTTAGACATTGAAGTTGATCATAAAAGAGTTATTTTACTTGCTAAAAACACAAGTGGTTTTAGATCACTAATGCTTTTTTCAGAGTCAAATAGAAATGGCTTAGAAATAAGCCTAAATCAACTTGAAAAAACACAAGATGATTTAATTATTATAAATCATCCAAGATTAGGTTTTTCAATGGATGAAATTGCTCAAAGCAGCATCAAAAATTTTTACAACACTTCAAATAATGATCAAGATCCTTTATCTTTGTATGTAGTTGAAAATAAACTTTTTAATGTTAAAGATAATCCCATTTTAGAAATGTTAAATTCTACTAATAATAACCAAAAAAATAAAGGTATTGAATTTAAAGGTTTTTCTCATTATGCTCCTATTTCTGAACTGATGCAAAAGAGGATAAATGACATTGTAGATCAGTGTAATTTTGAATATAAAAAACCCGAAATTACGCTTCCAAAATTTATGAATAATCTTGGTATTTCTTCAAAAGATTTTTTAGTAAAAATACTTAAAGAAAGTTGACATGAAAAAAGTCATAAATTACAAAAATATGACAATGCAAAACAAAGAATAAAATATGAATTAAGTGTTATTTCAAAGCTTGGTTTTGAAGATTATTTTTTGATAATTTGAGACATAATAAATTGAGCTAAAAAAAATAAAATTGCAATAGGTCCTGGAAGAGGCTCGGCTTCAGGATCACTTGTTTCTTATCTTTTAAATATCACTGAAGTTAATCCTCTAGAATTTAATTTGTTTTTCGAAAGATTTTTAAATGAAGATCGTATAAGCATGCCAGATATTGACATTGATGTTCAAGATAATAGAAGAGATGAACTTTTAAACTACATCTTTGAAAAATATGGAGAACAAAATGTTTCAACTATTTCAACTTTTCAATTTTTAGGGGCTAAAAGTTCTATAAGAGATGTGGGCAGATTTTTAGGAATTAACATTGCAAAAATTAATGAAATTTCAAAACACATTGATGCTCAACAAAGTTTAGCTGAGCAATATGAAAATAATCAATCTTTAAGATCATATCTTCAAAATCAAGAAGATCCTATTTTCAAAAAATTAATTGATTTTGCCATGAAAATTGAAGGTCTTCCAAGACAAACAGGAACCCATGCAGCTGGAATAATTATTTCAAACGAAAAGATAAATAACTACATACCAACTTTTATAGTTAATAATAAAAATCAAAGTCAATATTCAATGGAAAACATTGAAAAAATGGGTTTTTTAAAAATTGATTTTCTTGGTCTTAAAACACTTTCAACAATAACTCATATTGAAGAAAGAATTGCTCAATTTGAACAAATAGATTTTGACAAAATTAATAGTTACATCATTGATGAAAAAATAAAAAAAGTTTTAGAAAACAAAAGTACTTTAGGGATTTTTCAAATTGAATCTCCAGGTATGACAAATACTATAAATAAAATTAATGTTGATGATTTTAAAGACATCTATGCAGCTATTTCTCTATATAGACCAGGCCCTCTTAAATTTATTAGTGTCTATGCTAAAAACAAAAAAAATCCTAAAAATATTAAAAAAATAATTGAGCCATATGACAACATTGTTAAAGATACTTATGGAATAATTGTTTATCAAGAACAGATCATGGAAATAGCTCAAAAAGTTTCAGGTTTTAAATTTACTGAAGCTGATGTTTTGAGAAAAGCTATTTCAAAAAAAGATATAACTTTATTAGATGAAATGAAAGCAAAATTTATTCAAGGAGGAATTAAAAACGGCCATCCAAAAAATGTAGTTGAAAACATTTATTTAACAATTGAAGATTTTGCTCAATATGGTTTTAACAAAAGCCATGCTGTTGCTTATGCAGTTTTAGTTTACAAAATGCTTTATTACAAAGCTCACTATCCCTTATTTTTTTATTCATCATTAATTAAAACAAATCATACAAATCAAGATAATTTAAAAACATATTTTTTAGAAGCTAAGAAAAATAATATAGCTTTTTATTCTCCTTCAATTAACAATGTAAGTGAGCAAAACATACTCTCAAAAAATGAGATGTTTTTACCTTTAATTATGATCAAAGGTTTTGGTCCTGCAGCTTACAATAAAGTATATAAAGATTTTCAAGAAAATGGTCTTTATAAATCCTTTGATGATTTTATCCAAAGAGCATGAAAAATGGAGCTAGGAAAAGCAAACATTGAGACTTTAATTAAAGCAAATGCTTTAAGAGAATTTGGAAATATGAAAGATCTTTTAACACTATTTAAAGAAGTTATTGAAGATAAATTTGAAATAGTTTCTAAACTAGCAAAAGTTCAAGGTGATGACATTGATATTTCAAATTTTTTCCAACTTGAATTTTCAAAAAACTCTTCAAGAGACATTGAATTTGAAAGAAAAAACGAAGAAGAATATTTAGGCTATTTTTACAATAGTCCTAGTCAAAATGAAAATTCAAATCAAAATTTAGAAAATGAAGATTTAACGATTAACTTAAAAAATATGCACCCTGGAACAGAGCATGTTTTAGATATATTAATTACCCAAAAAAAATCAATTATGACAAAAGATGACCACTTAATAAAACGTCTTGAATTTGAAGATGATTCAATGAAGGCTATGTCTTGAATAAATGAGCAAAATGAAGAGAATTTTAAAGATATCAAAGTAGGTAAAAGATATAGAGTGGAAATATTGAAACCAATGAATCAAAAAACTTTTATAATAAAAAAAATTAGAGGTATCTTAAATGACTAAAAGCGGTTCAAAAAGTGAAAAGTTTTTATTAATAGATGGTAATTATTTAGTTCATCGTTCTTATTATGTAAGCTTTAAATTTAAAAATAATTTTAGATCAACTATTTATCTTTTTTTTCAAACAATTATCAAAATAATTAAAAACTTAAATCCTGAAAATATTTTTATTGCCTTTGATGAAGAGGGCGGAACTTGAAGACATGATTTATGTAAAGAATATAAATCTCAAAGATCTAAAATGGAAGATGAGTTTTGAAATATTTTTAAAGCAATTAGAGAAATACTTGATTCAATAAATTTAAATTCAGGCGGCTTTAGAGGACATGAAGCAGATGATGTAATTGCAACTATTACATCAAAATTTAAAGACGAAAACCAAATCTATATTTTTTCAAGAGACAAAGACTTATTACAGTTAATTGATAAAAATGTATACATAACTCATGACAATGAACTAAAAAATCTAATTAGTATAGAAAATTTTTACCAAAACTTTCAATTAGAACCAGACCAAATAGTCGATTTTAAAGCCATAGCTGGTGATTCTAGTGATAATTTAAAAGGAATAGCTGGCATTGGTGAAAAAGGGGCTAAAAACTTACTTAATAACTTCAAAAGCTTGGAGAAAATTTTTGATAGTTTAGAATCAACTAATTTAATTTCTAAAGCTCAAAAACAAAAAATCAGAGACGGAAAAGAGCAAGCCCTTTTTCTAAAAAAAATAGTTACTCTAAACAAAGAAGTACCTATGAAATTAGAAAAAGAGCTTTTTGCAATAAAAATCAACATTAATGAAGAAATACTTGAAAAACTTGACAAATATGACTCTAGATATGTTTTAAAACAATTTGAAAAAGCTCTAGAAAGCGATGATTATCTATGATAGCCATTACCGGAAAAGCAGGTGTAGGAAAGACTACATTTTTAAAAAAAATGGAAAAAAAAGGATACAAAATCTTGTATTCAGACAATTTTTTTAACCAGGATTACGAAAAAGGATACCAATCTTATCAATTAATCAAGGATAATTTAGGCCAAGATTTTGTAAATGATCAGCGAGTTGATAAAAAAAGATTAAAAAATTGAATAAAAGAAGATCTTTCAAATCTTGATAGGCTTGAAAAGTTGATCTACCCTCTTTTAAAAACTCATTTAGAGCAAAATTTTTATGATTTTGTTGAAATTCCTGTATTAGGCTCAAAAAATGTTGATTTTTATCCCCTTTTTTCAAAAATTTACAATATAGAAATTAGTGAAAGTCAAAGGCTTGAACAACTCAAAAAACGTGGTGTGGATAACTCAGATATTTCATTTTTTGAGTCTATAAATAAGGGTGTTATAGGAAAAAAAGTTGTTAATATCTCATTGGAAAACTTAGAAAAAATTGAAAAATTTTAAAAATTTATTTTTATTTTTATTTATCTAACTAAAATATCATAAGCTAAATTGAAAACGAGTTAAAGATAGAGGTAAAAACTATGAATTTTTTTAATTTTAAAGTTATTCAACAAAAGAAAATAACAGAACAAGATTTTAAGAATTTTAGGCTTTTTTATATGCCTTTTTTAGGGGCTGTGCCTACAGTTTTTTATCAATATTTACATGACCTTTCTAATTCAGAGTCTGAAAGTATTATTAATTTTCATAATTTGCCTATTTTTTTATTTGCCAAAGCAGAGGAAATTGAAGAGGCTAAAAAGAAATTAATTGCAGTTGGGCTACTTAGAGTTTTTAAAAATGTTCAAAATAACATTTATAACTTCGAATTAATTAAACCACTTGAGTGCGAATTGTTTTTCAGAAACAAATTTTTAAAAAAACTTCTTGCTGAAAAAATTGGAGAGTTTAATTTGGAATATCTTTATGAAAAAAATAAAGATAAAATTTCAAAATCAAAAAATTCAAATTATGTTGAAATTTCATATAGCTATTTTGAAATTTTTGATAATAACAAAAAAATCAACAATACCACTAGAGAAATAACTGAAAACACCTTAGAATTCAACCTAAATGAAGATATTTCCTTAGATGAGGCTTTAGTTAAGTTGCAACCTTTTCATTTTTATTTTTATTTAACTAGAAAACAAGCTGAGCAAAGCATTATTGAGCTAGTGCATTTTATGAGATCTAAAAGTCTAAAAGATGAAATTATTAATTTAATTTTTAACTATACTTGAAATACTAAATTAGAAATTCAACCAGCTCTATGCAAAAAAATTGCGTCTAATTTAGTTTTAGAAAAACGTCTAGAATACAAAGTAGCAAAAAATCACTTTGATTCAATTATGAGCAATTTTAATAAGCTTAGAAGAAATAATAAAAATGCTTTTTCAACTCAAGATTTATTAACTTCAGTACTTAAAAATAACAACACTGAATTAAAAGAAATTTCAATGAGTGAACTAACCGAAGATTTTAATTAATATTTTATTATGTCAAATGAGAAAAAATGATCTAAAGAAGATAAAGAAATCTTTAATAAAATAAGCCAAAAACAATGATTTCAAAGCTGAAAACAAAAATGACCTAAAAATCTTAGTCAAGCAGACATTATTGAAAAAATAATGGATAATTTGATTTATTTAATAATTGTTGATCGCGAGCAAGAAATCATATCAAATCGTGATTTTGTAAACTCTCCTGAGAGTCTATTAAAGGGATAT
The sequence above is a segment of the Mycoplasmopsis pulmonis genome. Coding sequences within it:
- a CDS encoding replication initiation and membrane attachment family protein is translated as MNFFNFKVIQQKKITEQDFKNFRLFYMPFLGAVPTVFYQYLHDLSNSESESIINFHNLPIFLFAKAEEIEEAKKKLIAVGLLRVFKNVQNNIYNFELIKPLECELFFRNKFLKKLLAEKIGEFNLEYLYEKNKDKISKSKNSNYVEISYSYFEIFDNNKKINNTTREITENTLEFNLNEDISLDEALVKLQPFHFYFYLTRKQAEQSIIELVHFMRSKSLKDEIINLIFNYTWNTKLEIQPALCKKIASNLVLEKRLEYKVAKNHFDSIMSNFNKLRRNNKNAFSTQDLLTSVLKNNNTELKEISMSELTEDFN